A region of the Pirellulales bacterium genome:
CGCACTGGCCTGCCGCTGCCCGCCGCGCTGCGAATTTACTGGCATCAATGGCCGAGCCACTTGCCGCGGTTGGTTACGCCTGTGCCTGCCGATGGGGACCATGGCGAAACGGTTTTTAACCCCTGGCTGATCTCTCCTGCCACAGCGGCCGATGACGAACGGTTGCTGGCCTGCGACCCTTTGAATTCGGCGCGCTCCAATTCCTCGACCGCGCTCATTGCCGTGGTTTCGCCGCAGCGCGAAACAGGTCAAGCCTTGTGCGATGTCTGCTCGCTACGAGGATGGAAAACCGTTTGGCTTCGAACACCGCCGGTGGAAACGCCGTTGAAGGTCGACACCATTGTTTTTGATTCCAGTGCTTGCGCCCAGGCGGAGCTAGCCACGGTGGCCGCGCTGCAAGCAATTTCCGGCCACGCGCCGCTTGTGGTTCTCCAGGGCTTTCCGCGCAGCGAAGATATTGCCCAGTGGCACGCCGCCGGCGCTGCGGCAGTCGTCTCCAAGCCGTTTCTCGCCGCCGATTTACTGGGGCAAATTGCCCAATGTGTAGCGCGCCCGCCGCAGTGTGAAGGTGCTGGAGTGTGATGTGCCGCAGTGCGATCGTGCCGCAGTGTTAACGAGACCAGTGTGAACGAGCCGGCGGGTCAATTCAGAACTCGGCGAACTCGTCCACTTCGACGCGCACAATTTCCCGTTTCCAATCGGGCTCGTGAATCGGCCAAGCGCGAATGGCCGGCGGACCATCATCATAAACCGCTTGGCAAGTTTCGTGGGCCTGGCGACGAGCCTGAAGTTCTCGCGCGCACGGCGGGGCCAGCCGATAGCCGGCATTGCTTTTTCGCCATGCAAGTTGGTTTTGATCGTATACCGATAAAATCACCGGCGGCGGAAAATCGAGCATCCGCCGGGCGATCAACTCGTGGCTGGCGGTGGTGTAAATTTCTTTCAACCGCAGCAAATCCCACTGGCACTCGTTCCCGGCGCGATGAAACGATTTGTGTGGCAACAACAATCGCGC
Encoded here:
- a CDS encoding ImmA/IrrE family metallo-endopeptidase → MLPEISREELAGALDIVARRALRSVRCDKTPIDAVALAQRLGLTVAWDDRQQGRARLVNLAMTNGRNAASIFVKHDPRPERLHWAVAHEIGEALAEKVFAQLAVDPHLVPQQARETIANGMAARLLLPHKSFHRAGNECQWDLLRLKEIYTTASHELIARRMLDFPPPVILSVYDQNQLAWRKSNAGYRLAPPCARELQARRQAHETCQAVYDDGPPAIRAWPIHEPDWKREIVRVEVDEFAEF